The proteins below come from a single Magallana gigas chromosome 10, xbMagGiga1.1, whole genome shotgun sequence genomic window:
- the LOC105342355 gene encoding uncharacterized protein, which yields MNKSCQRYILVLLFPLCYSGSSEQLEEDYNNVNISHLLSMYIPVCGTNGLCSLSPAQQQLPYVYSSCSDCSCDESCIFSSTPCCFQIFFESTNVHCRDFSLRSSNWSNIQSYNFVVDVCPSDTDKKLAHNCSREYNLIERLTDPPVVDLGTLISYKNRYCALCHGINQTENWNIEFSCLKQQDFNYKSSYEEILSAAEEAECSVMHTSQFATKCDNVHTMVTKCNVSGTWINYDFEIEKACNSEYSNSYQMYKNVFCAICNPPVPSEDIQQKPCAPILENDMTAACHDHPPTMLTYPFKNVFCKYCMQVAIPNYGTLFHFSSRYLHNRSKPFEYGLHISYIMLSILENIKRERDKSDFKFPPPSSDNLQLNITNLISLSKAAFAEKNCDSDLFQSIHRTYDDDSCSCHIGCTTSCCDDLAFKQPLSCISDAFPPRETSNGGYYVLNEFPMTDTALYSLCTTQNTDGDITLQIPVTHISSGKFVSYRNVYCMVGNMLMSKLTESEFDNEFMFNTFPWTVISSCPKPVTNDWLNANSFLQYTRDVNCTHSLHPYEGSVVCEEKFVDIKKCNETGTWRSFDADVLNACENIEGFRFPILYDNSLNISYRNKFCKICNPHFIPNDQTSMTECGVNWPVVDSNVSNSCNLLPDVHVCSKFKNAACEMCNGKLECDIEYSKEKSSGSMIDEEISPVIKSYRSMFALSSFDSIQENPQKCSMLKLSLEGTCRSVECFPGKIYDGNACIPLINSASNLRYAIYLNMKVTLKQQILIRELLDSVEIWFFDRVANILQLDVKDIEFENSTFLTLNSCNSSTTSFSIFSRVTMQLSLKLTHRYNFEVGLAKLVESISTAKLSDIEAVIHTNLDTQSELIYPKNKREMCKNVKETSNTSDIPFRLVLINDLLTCPLVTLKNDEFVVESQDRIKLLPSNVVLSFQHFRISENGSYQTCIRNTYIPFATNDSDIFSPLSILTGSCIMLSLVCLFLTFVTYSLFDNLRTIPGINSMNLIATLFFLQLLILTRKYYFIAGTSLKVLLLVLTHYILLCVFFWLNAISYHMFCVFTERLIGISREEKWKIVLKYTIYSYALPLFIVLVNVIFFVISSSGQRFGYGENETLVDDKISYVLTFILPLSIICMANFGFFSATVFKIKSNPKIERQDQNRLHFVCFVKLFALTGLTWAFQIVDSFLELSILSYAVAVLNGLQGFFLFMSYVCNARVWRMYKGLWVSYISGRLSGFSTDSTKL from the exons ATGAATAAATCATGTCAGAGGTACATCCTGGTCCTCTTGTTCCCGTTATGTTACTCTGGATCCTCAGAACAACTGGAAGAGGACTATAACAACGTGAACATATCTCATCTTTTGTCAATGTATATACCAGTCTGTGGAACAAACGGACTCTGTTCTCTTTCTCCTGCTCAACAACAACTGCCGTACGTCTATTCTAGTTGTTCAGACTGTTCCTGCGATGAGTCCTGTATCTTCTCGAGTACTCCATGTTGCTttcaaatcttttttgaatCAACCAACGTCCATTGTCGTGACTTTTCTCTGCGATCCTCTAATTGGTCAAACATTCAGTCCTATAACTTTGTCGTAGATGTCTGTCCTAGCGACACGGACAAGAAATTGGCCCACAACTGTTCAAGAGAATATAACCTAATAGAGAGATTGACCGACCCTCCTGTAGTTGATCTAGGGACACTCATTTCCTACAAGAATCGGTACTGCGCTTTATGCCATGGGATAAATCAAACCGAAAACTGGAACATTGAGTTTAGTTgcttaaaacaacaagatttCAACTACAAATCATCGTATGAAGAAATTTTGTCCGCAGCAGAAGAAGCAGAATGTAGCGTTATGCACACTTCACAATTTGCAACTAAATGTGACAATGTACATACGATGGTAACCAAATGCAACGTTTCAGGAACATGGATAAATTATGACTTTGAGATCGAAAAAGCATGCAACAGTGAGTACAGCAATAGCTATCAGAtgtacaaaaatgtattttgtgcTATATGCAACCCACCCGTGCCATCGGAGGATATTCAGCAGAAGCCATGCGCACCAATTTTAGAAAACGACATGACTGCTGCTTGCCACGATCACCCGCCTACCATGCTTACTTATCCGTTCAAAAATGTGTTTTGTAAATACTGCATGCAGGTTGCAATACCAAATTATGGCACACTTTTCCATTTTTCATCCCGGTATTTACACAACCGATCTAAACCTTTCGAATATGGGCTCCATATTTCTTACATAATGCTCTCCattcttgaaaatataaaacgCGAAAGAGATAAATCAGATTTCAAATTCCCCCCACCATCGTCCGATAATTTGCAGTTAAACATCACCAATCTGATCTCGCTTAGCAAAGCAGCCTTCGCCGAAAAGAATTGTGATTCAGATCTTTTTCAGTCAATTCACCGAACCTATGATGATGACTCATGCTCCTGTCATATTGGATGTACAACAAGTTGTTGTGATGATCTTGCTTTCAAACAACCTCTGTCTTGTATCAGTGATGCATTTCCTCCACGGGAGACGAGCAATGGTGGTTATTATGTGTTAAACGAATTTCCTATGACAGACACAGCACTCTACTCTCTCTGTACTACTCAAAACACAGATGGTGACATAACTTTACAAATTCCAGTGACACATATTTCCTCCGGAAAATTTGTCTCTTATCGTAATGTTTATTGCATGGTAGGCAACATGCTGATGTCCAAACTAACCGAATCTGAATTTGACAATGAGTTTATGTTCAATACGTTTCCATGGACCGTGATAAGTTCATGTCCAAAGCCCGTTACAAACGATTGGTTAAATGCTAACTCGTTCTTACAATATACAAGAGACGTAAACTGCACACATTCTCTTCATCCATATGAAGGGTCTGTCGTGTGCGAAGAGAAATTTGTGGATATCAAGAAATGTAACGAGACTGGAACGTGGCGGTCCTTTGATGCAGATGTATTAAATGCTTGTGAAAACATTGAGGGCTTTCGTTTTCCCATTCTGTATGATAATTCTTTGAACATATCTTACAGAAACAAATTTTGCAAGATCTGTAATCCGCATTTTATACCAAATGATCAAACTTCAATGACAGAATGTGGCGTTAATTGGCCAGTGGTAGACTCTAACGTATCCAACTCATGTAACCTTCTTCCAGATGTACACGTTTGTTCGAAGTTCAAGAACGCTGCTTGTGAAATGTGCAATGGTAAATTAGAATGTGATATTGAATATAGCAAAGAGAAAAGTTCAGGATCAATGATCGACGAAGAAATATCACCAGTAATTAAATCGTATAGATCCATGTTTGCATTGTCTTCATTTGACTCTATCCAGgaaaatccacaaaaatgtTCTATGTTGAAATTGTCTTTAGAG GGCACCTGTCGGAGCGTTGAGTGTTTTCCAGGAAAGATCTACGATGGAAATGCCTGTATCCCATTAATAAACAGCGCATCTAATCTCCGATATGCCATCTATTTAAACATGAAAGTCACCTTGAAGCAACAAATACTTATAAGGGAGCTGTTGGATTCAGTGGAGATTTGGTTTTTTGATAGAGTAGCTAATATTCTTCAACTCGATGTAAAGGACATAGAGTTTGAAAATAGTACTTTTCTAACGTTAAACTCTTGCAATTCATCTACTACATCATTCTCAATCTTTAGTAGGGTGACAATGCAGCTTTCCTTAAAATTGACACACAGGTATAACTTCGAGGTTGGTCTAGCAAAACTTGTTGAATCAATTTCTACCGCAAAACTTTCAGACATTGAAGCTGTAATTCACACAAATCTTGACACACAGTCTGAACTCATTTACCccaaaaataaaagagaaatgtgtaaaaatgttaaagaaaCGAGTAATACGAGTGATATTCCTTTCAGACTCGTACTTATAAATGACCTGCTCACTTGCCCATTGGTCACTCTAAAAAACGACGAGTTTGTAGTAGAGTCTCAGGACAGAATAAAGTTACTTCCATCAAATGTGGTACTTTCTTTCCAGCATTTTCGTATATCTGAAAACGGAAGTTACCAAACTTGCATTAGAAATACTTACATCCCTTTCGCTACTAATGATTCAGATATTTTCAGTCCATTATCaattttaacaggaagttgCATCATGCTTTCACTTGTGTGTCTCTTTTTAACTTTTGTAACGTACAGTTTGTTTGATAATCTCCGAACTATCCCTGGTATCAATAGCATGAACTTGATAGCGACATTGTTTTTCTTGCAGCTTCTCATTTTAACTAGAAAGTATTACTTTATCGCAGGAACAAGTTTAAAGGTCCTGCTGCTGGTGTTAACTCATTATATTCTACTCTGCGTTTTCTTTTGGTTAAATGCAATTTCTTATCATATGTTTTGTGTCTTTACTGAAAGACTCATAGGTATCTCTAGAGAAGAAAAatggaaaattgttttaaagtataCAATATACTCCTATGCTTTACCACTCTTTATTGTGTTAGTCAATGTTATCTTTTTCGTCATCAGTTCAAGCGGTCAAAGATTCGGTTATGGAGAAAACGAAACATTGGTCGATGATAAAATATCCTACGTTCTGACTTTTATTTTACCATTATCGATCATCTGTATGGCAAATTTTGGCTTTTTTTCTGCTACggtttttaagataaaatcAAATCCTAAAATCGAAAGACAAGACCAAAACAGACttcattttgtctgttttgtaaAGCTTTTTGCTCTAACGGGACTAACATGGGCTTTTCAAATCGTCGATTCCTTTCTTGAACTGTCGATTTTGTCCTATGCTGTGGCTGTACTTAACGGATTGCAGGGATTCTTCCTGTTTATGAGCTATGTGTGCAATGCCAGAGTTTGGAGAATGTACAAAGGACTTTGGGTGTCTTATATCTCTGGGCGTTTGAGTGGTTTTTCAACAGATTCCACCAAACTCTAG